Part of the Nicotiana sylvestris chromosome 5, ASM39365v2, whole genome shotgun sequence genome is shown below.
atacatttcaatcttttcattttcagcattgaagttgggagcccgcccagataacagaggcatacatttcagtctttacatttccagaattgaagttgggagcccgcccatagaacaaaggcatacatttcagtctttacatttcaagcattgaagttgggagcccgcccagataacagaggcatacatttcagtctttacatttcaagtgttgaagttgggagcccgcccatagaacagaggcatacatttcagtctttacatttcaagtgttgaagttgggagcccgcccatagaacagaggcatacatttcagtcttttcatttcaagtgttgaagttgggagcccgcccatagaacagaggcatacatttcagtcttttcatttcaagcgttgaagttgggagcccgcccatagaacagaggcatacattcagtcttttcctttcaagtgttgaagttgggagcctgcccatacaacagaggaatacatttcagtcttttcatttcaagcgttgaagtgagcccgcccatagaacagaggcatacattcagtcttttcatttcaagtgttgaagttgggagcccgcccatataacagagcatacatttcagtcttttcatttcaagtgttgaagttgggagcccgcccatagaacagaggcatacatttcaagatcaagtcagaggacaataaaacagagggttacaacaggaatccccagcaggaaacaataaaaatccccagcactgggaagcagaaggttgcaacaagaggtcccagcacaaactcaagtgcatgtgtcaaaaagaagaaaagcaccggaaaaaatacaagcagacaagaaagcaaggcaacaagaacaaattgcagtctagtctagcttcttgttttctttttaagcacggtgtaacaaggagatcggtaagcagtgataacagcatgcaacagcagtaacatcgcagtcccacggtagtcccagctaccaaaaacttcccgaactacattgacctgattcctgtttagcccaggatatgtaggaaacctttgaagcaaaggttcggtcaaatctttttcaaaaaatgcttcacacggagtactcggatgggcaaaaatcgctcgctttatctttgcacgaaaacccttcgtgtcttcgggcaaagaggggcagctgtaagcacgtgatttttgccctatatgagaattactcccaaaaaattcaaaaataaaatgatttttctttggtgtgcaattttgtgatattttgtgatattttgaataattatttgtatttgtctgtgcgtgtttatttgctaaattaataaaaaatacaaaaatatgtcgcattttgcatgtaggatttaattctacaattgttagtaattaaatttgttttacaaaaattaaaaattacaaaaataggcatcgtttgcatttttagcatttaatgtccaaatatacaattttatgcttaattattacttaattgtgcgttaattgttattgggagttaatttgcacttttataacttaatttagttcttaataataagttaagtatttttataatttagttttagagaaataaaagaagaaaagagagcgaaaatataaagaaagtcggaattgggcctcttcttcgatttcaagccacaggcccaaaaaatggcccaatcttcccaaacgacccagtccatttcgaactgggtcgacccaatccataacccaacatcctattatcttacattttacaaaacaaaacaaaaaaaaaaagaaaagaaaagaagaaaaaccctaaaaactaaaaaCCCATCCCCCCCCCattcctcatcttcttcttctccaaaaacacCCCTAGCTCCCCTCCCATGGCAGCCATGGCTGTTGCCATTCCCCCCGTCCCTCACACCTCCAACACACTCACACACGCGCAActccttcatcttctttcttCAATAAAAAATGCAGCCAACACTCCGTCGAACCCCGTCGCGCTGctgcatcgtctgcttcttcGTAGTTGTTGctgcatcgtctgcttcttctactgttgtTGCCCGCTGctgcatcgtctgcttcttctacTGCTGCTGCCCGTCGAGCAGCTGATTCTAAACCACCTCGTCGCCGCTGGACAGAAAACCAACGAGCAACatgaggtgaagaagaagaagcaacaatcTTGGAGATGTTGCTGTCCGCCACTGCTGCGTTTTGCTGCTGCCCACTGCTGCGTTTTGCTGCTGCCCGCTGCTGCTCCGTCATGCTGCTGATTGCTTTTGCTACGACCAGctatggacgagcttcatcgagctcgaactcgagctcccatggctgccgctGCGTCTTCGTCTCCATTCGCGCTGCTGCTACTATGTCGCGCTGCTGCCTGCTCCGACGTGTTACTGCTGCTGTTCCATCGTGTTGAGCTGCTGCTCCTGGAACTGCTACTGTAGCTGCTGCGTCGTCTtcaaacgatgccaaacgaccatcttcttcgatcgtcgtttcgatccggttagtgggtttaagatttggatttaacattcttgttttgttcatcgttgaattaattttttttagtttgttcatgtgttttgttggtttaattttcagattcaaatgaaaatttaattaattatttttcagtttatttcatgttaattttatttatttttgtaaaaagaaattgttagtttagttttaatatataaaggtattagtttaaatcgttcaaatctgttgtttgttgttaatatagatttagttcgtgttcatcttgtttgaagttcgtttttaatttagtaatttaatgtgaagttatgttttggttttaatttttggatcatgcatctttgttataagttttgttggatttaatttaagaaagattagttgattatttgaagattagtgatttgaatatgtttatttgttttgtttaagtttaattcgaagtttgaacaaagtttgtttgttattgttattgaatattttcattcatgttcatactttgtttggttgatcttgaatccgaaatttgtatagtttgatttcttgtttatcatttatgattatttcttgaatttgtctcgtaatcttgtttaagtttaatataggaattgttggttgtaatgttgttagagttgattttaagttcaatattattgaatttagaaatttgaatatacttgtttgttgttgttgttgttgttgttgttgaatctgaaaataggtttgtttgttgctaaaaatattgttcaatcaaattttagttgttctttgttgttcaatcatgttcatgtgatttgttgttgaaatgttgaagaaatcatgttcatgagatttgttgtttgaatttatgtagaaattggtcatattgactatattttggttgagtttgattaattgatttgttatagctgatggggtaatttggtaaatcgcagtacgtttgggggtaaaatagtaattgcaataaggtcggaggggtagtttaggaattgtacattttgtaattttttatatgaagcatgggggacaaaatgtaatggggtgggttgtgatataattgtttaatataaaggggggacaagacaaaatttagtggggaggaatcttatATTTGTTTagtaaagcatgggggacaaaatataatggggtggtgatgatatatttatttaatgtaatggggatgagtgggaatataatgggtttggtacgggaaagggattgattttagtTAATTAAAGGGGTTGGGAATGTGTTATAAATAGGGAGAAGTCTTGAATCAGATGGGGGAGAAAAAAATGGACAGAGaataagaggaaaaaaaaaagagttgaatatttaagagagaaaaattccgaaaaatattcaaactttcaaataaaaaaactaaaaaatcttctgctttctttcattgtttgaaatcaacattaattgttgttgtttcataaaagttggaagcatttgttttgggattactactccaccggtctgttactgggttgttactgttgctgggcagttgttgctgtgttgtactgttattactgctgctgattctcatcttcattttcttttgcttccaatatcaggtacacaactgacacgctggttattgtaatccgaaatatgaaccatgaatacatatgaagaatgaaattttgaagttttaattccgtttttctttattccttttgttgattgtatttaagctatttcatgtattactaaataataattggaataagaaaaaataacataagttagtctttaatgaatcagttcggcaaaacaggttaattcactagttatgaaggtttcaagattatcaacagtaggttaatcatgaataactagctaaatttagctaagacatgaatttaaattaaatttcgtaaattaggcattaaggcatttgagttcaggcaagattagaaacttcgtttaagtctaaaagactttctaaaaagctttagtaattatggttaaaatctagtttcaaatggtcgtgaataattaatctcaatagttttttttataacaatgctggagttttaatctagctgtatttgattcttttaaatattagttgtcaaatttttattttatttataatttcgaatttttttaaataaaattccttttcatcaatatttgtattaatctagcaattagtatgtcatgctttcttaaataaataaaataaaagctagtaattaattaggatttttttctttattttagagactaatttttatagaaaaatgtagtcgctttaagatttgtccatttaaaataaatgagatgagcctcgcttaataaaatgtatagattgcggggccctcaataaatgtacatttaattgcttagaattcgggaggagccgttttagcaaatttcacggccctacccaaaaataatgatacgctagtcgctttaggcgcgtatttaacaatgttattttcttaaatacgggtgtgcatttatgtaacccaaatccaaatctcaacggagtcgaaatgtgtcgataaccacgagtgcattgattgcgacgtggtttgaaatacgttttcacaatgttgcaattcttcgtaaaataataacaataaataaaaaataataaaagcggctaaaggataaaatttgcacataagtttataatacgtattatatcagataatcaagccgaatataacagttgagcgaccgtgctagaaccacggaactcgggaatgcctaacaccttctcccgggttaacagaattccttatccggatttctggtatgcagactgtaatatggagtcattcttttcctcgattcgggattaaaattggtgacttgggacaccctaaatctcccaagtggcgactctgaaataaataaataaatcccgtttcgactgtcctttaattggaaaaaactccttgcaccccgcgggggcggaaaaaggaggtgtgacaccctttAAGATTAAAACAAAAGGCCCACCAATTAGACCATAAATAATTGTGGGAAAATCTGGGAATAATGTTTAAAAGAATATTTTAGTAAATTCTTATTTACCATGTCACTGGTAGCTTGTCTCCCCACCCTCCTTATTTTCTCGTTGGTTAAATTGTAGTCTAGGATGAGTGACCAGCTTTTTTGTTGGCCTGTGGAAGGGACATAAAGATGGATGTTGGGTATGCTTTGTAAGTCTACTCATGCCTGTGCAAATTTCCAAGGCATTGTTGTTGTGTTAGTATAATTAGGCTATAATATATGAAGTGATATGGAAATATGTAACAAGACTTTGTAACTTGCATCTTTCTTTTCATGTTAAATTTACTTGAATAAGTTTTAGAAACGTAGAGATAAGTGGTTGGCATCAAACATGCCATAAAATTTACAGATGGATGCAGATAAatgaggtgttaaaattttgtaatttttcctTCAGAACATTTGGTGATTGATTTTTGCTTGGGACAATGATTTAATTCAGTTATTTTTCCTTATCAGCAACCAAGGTACAGTACCAAAATCTTGCTGGAAAAATCATATTATTTTACCATGATAATTTTACCTGGGTGTTGTATTATATGATGTgttagaagaaaatgaaaaataacttatCTCCAACTGAATGGCTCCAAGATTCCAAGCATGTTCCTGGAGAAAGTCTGATGTCGACCTGTTAAATTTGGATCTACTGAATAAACAACAGAAATTTAGCCTTTGTGATCTACATTACGAGGATACTTGGTGGGAGTATGTAACTACATTTGGTTTTTTGCATCATTGTATCTTGGAAGAGTCATACGAAGTACTGATAGCCTTTCTAACGTAGAGCGGGAAAGAATTTAAAGTAAATTAGTGCATCATGAGTTCTCCAAGTGTAAGAAGAAAGCACTGTATTTAAGAGAATGAATATAACATCAACTGAGATAATGAAATTAGGAAAAATTGTTTATTTTGTCAGACAAGTCAGCCTATTTTATGTGTCCGTTAATGTGCCAGAATGATATTTTCAGTGATTATTATCTATTAGAACACAAACAAATAAGGGAGAGAAAGGGGAAACAATTTGCTTCCACCTACGTAGATGAATTGAACCAacattatcttttaatgtttGCTTCGATAATACACTGTTGCCAAAGTCTGTAAGAAATTCTCTTTTTTAAAATCTTGAAAGGTTCTTCGATGAAAATTGGTGAATTACATGTTACTTTGATCGGTCAATCAGTCCACATCATAAACTAATGGAATAACCCAGTAGCACACACCAACAACCTTTTTTCTTCGTTGTACCATTACATTTGAGACAGTGACGTTACAATTTCCGTACAGAATTATTTCTAAGAGTATCTTCGATGCCCAACATGTTCTGTATGTTGACCATGACTgaaattgttttttatttttgtagaatTGTTGACGTTTCTCTTACGTTCAGTACAACCAACACACTTGCAGAAGAAGTTCAACACTGTAAGGTAACCAAGTATCTTCttttagtagttgttgttgtccacCATTTTCTTTTGTAcaattattttgtttattttttgtttgttAACTGATTTATGTGCGTAACAAAAAGTTTGGCTTGACATATTCGCTTTTTCATTTATGGTGTGGTCTCATGGTgtccattttcttttatttcacttCGGGTCATGTTTTGATTAGATTTTCCCGCTTAGTTAGCGAAGCTTTACCTTTGGAAAAGTACCTTTGAGCGGATGTTATAATACGAagaaaaaaaacctaaaaaattATCGTAATTGTTCTCCCTATAGGTACAAAAATTGATCAGAAAGCTCAGAGGTATTCAGCTGACTCTAATGTCACTTATGCAAAAACTAATAGTCAAAGCGTACCTTTTTTTTAAAACATACAATGACATTATGAATCGCCTCCCATATTTTATTCCTTGGGGTAACTATATCTGCTCAAAGATAGCCTCAATTTTGTCACTTCTTGCCGTGTGATATGCATGTCAGTGATAAAAATTAATACAATGTTAAAAGGCTATGATAGTTTGCGCAGTATCATTTAAGAGTAGGTACTACGGTTCTGATGGATCATACACAAAAAAACAAACGCCCCCTATCAGAAACGGATAGGAATGTCAACCGACATGAAAAATATAAAGCCATGTCAGCAGAGAAAAAACAGAAGTTGCTGCTACAGCGCCGACTTAAATACCAAGAGTCAAAGACACGCACACCTCCTGAGAAAATAACTGTGGATCGCTTGACTGGAATAATGGATCCACCTGAATGCTCTACGAACACTTCTTACATTCTGTATCCAGGTTAGAACATACGATTCTCCGTACAAAATCGCTTTGACCTTGTCTCGCAGCGTTATCTCTCATTTTAAATAGTTAACTTCCTCTATGCTTTCTCTTCGATGTAGCTTTTAATACGTGTAAGAATCATCCTCTGCCTTCTGCTATGGGTAACGAAATAGATGTATTGCGTCCACTTTCTACCTATGAAAAAGGTGAGTATGCCGCCTTCTACACTTACTTTTACACTACTTGCCATCATTTTGTGCCATCTAATGACCACCCAACTTGGTCTTAGGTTCAACGTCAGCAGTATCCGGGGAACTACGTAACAAAAACTCCGAAGTAGTTACGCCTAGAGGTTTGTTTGGTTTTCTGTCTGCTGAAACACTAATTATTTCCTCTGGTTCACCTTAATTTTAACGGTCTATTTCCAATATATAGGTCGTACACCCACTACAAAGTCTTGTCCAATTATCGGTCAGCTGCGTTCAAACTATGTTCCACTGAAGAAAGTTCCAATCTGCAAATTTTGCTCAGCAAAGAGATTTCAGTATGAACCGCCTACATTTTGCTGTGGCAGTGGGACAATAAAGTTAACTTCTCATCAAATGCCTACCAAACTGCGTAATTTATTTCTTGGAAACAGTATGGAGTCCAAACACTTCCGAACGTACATTAGAACGTATAATAATCTTTTTGCGTTCACATCACTTGGTGTAAAGTATGAAAAAGATTTAGCAAAAAGAAATTCTGGTATCTACACCTTCAGAGTTCAAGGGAAGATGTACCATTGGATAAATAATTTGCACCCTACAGATGACAAACCAAGAAATATACAGTTGTACTTTTACGATAACTGCAATGAGCTGGCACACAGGATGGCATGTTCCGCCAGAATCCACGAATCAGTAGTGAAAGAATTGATGGATATATTATCAATAAATCCATACTCTGTGTTTTTGCGGTCCTTGGTACATATACCGAACTTTCAAGATTTCCACATAGCCCTCAAATGCGACTTAAATTTGGACCAGAGAGTATATAATTTGCCGACTTCATATGAAATTGCAGCAATATGGACCGAGGAAAATGATAGCGCAGCCTTTAACGCACCACATATTCAAATTTACCCTCGCACTGATCGAACACAAATAGTGAATTACTATTATGGATGTTATGATGCATTGCAATATCTGCTATTATTTCCGCTAGGGCAAAGTGGATGGTATTGTGGTATTAAGAAGCTCCCAGCAAATTGTCATGCGTTCTTACGAATTGTGCATCACGAAGAGGTACCAAGTATAAGAAATGTTACGTCACTTGACGAATATCTTGAAATGGAAGCTGAACTTCTTAAAAAAGGGCAGCGACGAAGAGATACAGTTTCTGTTCGTGAGTATTATTGTTACAAATTACAAATGAGAAATGCCGATGAAGATGAAATATTGCATACCCGAAGAATATTTCAGCAGTATTCAGTTGATGAATACATTAAACTCGAAACACAAAGGTTGGATTTCGCAGCGTTCAATCAAGATTTATTCAGGATGGCTATGCTGCAAGGACTTCTTGACATCTTGCGATTAGGTGAACGCGGTGCTTCTAATATCAGGAAACAAAATTTACTTCCAAGCTCTTTTATAGGAGGGCCGCGGGATATGCGACAATGGTACATGGATGCTATTGCGCTCGTGCAGCATTTCGGTAAACCTAATTTATTTATAACTATGACATATAATCCCTCTTGGATGGAAATAAAGGAACATTTAATCTCAACTGATGAGGCACATAATAGGCCTGATTTGATCAGCCGTGTATTTAGAGCGAAAATAGAAGAATTCAAAAATGATATACTAAAGCGAAATATCTTTGGAAAGGTAGCAGCTTTTATGTATACTGTAGAGTTCCAAAAGCGAGGTTTACCACACGCTCATTTTCTTATAATATTAACTAATGAATACAAGTTACTTACCCCAGAGGCTTACGATAATATTATTCATGCTGAAATACCTGATGAAAATGCAGAACCAGATTTATATTCGCTTGTTCTTAAACACATGATGCATGGTCCATGCGGCAATCTAAACCTAACAAACTCTTGTATGAAGAAAAAAGGCTACTGTAAATTCAAATATCCAAAAAGCTTTGCGGACCAGACATCAAAAGGAGTAGAATCTTACCCAATTTATAGAAGACGCAATACAGGACTAGTGGTAAAAATAAGAGAACAATACTTGGATAACTCATGGGTTGTTCCATATAATCCTTTTTTGCTGGGAAAATTTGACTGCCATGTGAATGTCGAGATATGCTCTGATATTAAGATCGTTAAGTATCTCTATAAGTATATATGTAAAGGTCATGATAAGATTGCGTTTTTAATACATAATAATGATACCAACACAGAAGTAGATGAAATAAAGGAATACAAGTCTGCTAGATGGGTGTCGCCTCCCGAAGCTATGTGGCGCTTGTACGGTTTCTCCATTAGTGAAATGTCACCGACTGTATGCTCTCTTCAACTTCATCTTAAAGGACAACAATTTGTTTCATTCAGAAGTAGCGCAAATGTAGATACACTTGTAAATAATCCGTTGATTAACCAGACGATGTTAACACAATTTTTCGAAATGAATAGAACAAATGCAGAGGCTATGAAGCTCAATCTATTATACCAGGAATTCCCTCAACATTTTGTTTGGTCTGCAACAGAGAGGATGTGGACACCTCGGAAACAACGATATGCTATTGGTCGTGTTGTAACATGTCATCCAATAGAAGGTGAACAATATTATCTTAGAATGCTATTAATGACTATTAGAGGACCAAAATCATATAATGATTTGCTAACTGTTAATGGAGAACCTTGTAGCACCTTTAGAGAATCAGTGGAAAAACGAGGATTGCTACAAAGCGACAATAGTTTGCTTGAATGCATGTCAGAAGCAGCAAGTTACCAGATGCCATACAGTTTGCGACATTTATTTGCTACATTACTGATTTATTGTAATCCTACTAATCCAAGACAACTCTGGGAACAATTTGAAGAGCACATGTCCGAGGATTATACGTTGGTACCCAATATTCAGAAAAACGATATTCGATACCGAGTTTTAAACCATATTAACGACATATTACACTCTATGGGTGGTGACATAAATAAATATCAACTCATTCCTAAAACAATAAGGCCTTCTGTAGCGGCAAAAGAGGCAAAGAAGGTACACTTCGAAAGGACTATCGCGGTTACTAATGAGGATATACTATTACACAAAAAGTTGAATAAAGATCAGCTTAAAGCTTACAATATAATTATAGAGAGAATTTTTTCAAACAAAGCTGGGGCATTCTTCATAGACGGACCTGGAGGAACAGGGAAAACCTTTTTATATCGTGCATTGTTGGTAATTGTACGATCTAAAAGGTATATAGCATTGGCAACTGCCACTTCCGGCGTAGCTGCATCTATACTTCCTGGTGGACGAACTGCACATTCACGTTTTAAAATTCCTATAAATACTGATGAAAATGTGACCTGCAACATCAGCAAACAAAGCTCACTTGCCTGTTTGATTCAGGATGCAAAATTAATTATATGGGATGAAGTGTCTATGGTGAAAAAGAGAACGATCGAACTGCTTGATTTACTTTTAAAAGACTTAATGGATTCAACGATACTATTCGGTGGAAAAGTTGTAGTTTTCGGAGGTGACTTCAGGCAGACATTGCCAGTAGTTCGGAACGGAAAAAAGGAAGATTTCATTAACGAAAGTTTACTATATTCTCATATTTGGGAAGAACTTGAAAGGCTGCGATTATTCGAAAATATGAGAGCGAAAGATGACCCTTcattttgtaattatttgttGCGAATAGGAAACGGAGAAGAaaaaataaactcaacaaacAAGATTGAAATTCCAACTTCTTTGATCATTCCTTATACAACCGAAAAGGAATCTTTGGATAAATTATTCGCGATAACTTATCCAGACGTGCATACAATTTTTTCCTCCTCATCCTATACAAGTTCCCGTGTTATCTTAACAACTAAGAATGATTTCGTCGACGATATCAATGACATGCTTGTTGCTCGCTTCCCAGAAGAATCAAAAACTTTTATTGGTATTGATGAAACTATTGAACCTCATGATCAATCACAATTTGAGGATCTGTTGCACAGTTTAAATCCACCTGGTCTGCCTCCTTACAAATTGACATTGAAACAAAACTGCCCAATTATATTATTACGAAATTTAAATCCGTGTGATGATTTATGTAATGGAACACGTTTGACTTGCTATGATTTTAAATCGCATGTCATTAGCGCCAATATTTTAGTTGGTCACTTGAAAAATACACATGTGTTTGTCCCTAGGATACCATTATTAGCATCCCAAGATGAAAAAATGCCTATTCCGTTTAAAATGACACAATTTCCTATAAGACTGTGCTTTGCAATGACTATAAATAAAGCGCAAGGTCAGACATTAGATTTTGTTGGAGTTTATTTGCTAGAACCTGTGTTTTCGCACGGTCAACTTTATGTGGCTTTGTCTAGATCAAAGAGTTCGAACTGTGTGAAAGTGCTAATCCGACCCACTATACCAGGTAGGGAGGACGATCACTACACGGATAACATTGTCTACAAAGAAATCATCGAAAAAGCTACTTTATGAGGATATTGCGACAAGAACAGATAGTATCctagcaaaaaaaaaaggaaacaactCACGAAGAATACTGATCATGTGCAATCTGGTCGATAGCAATCAGCTTGTATTCGCTCAAGCGATGAAACGATAGCTGATGCTCTTTTCGCACATGACTGCTCCAACAAAGATGAATCTATACGAGGATGTGGCATTGGCTATGATGGTCGTGCAGAGGCATTTTCGCATGAAAATTTGGTACATACTGCTGGAGCTAAAGGGCAATACTTGGACAGTCGACTTAATACACTGGTGGAGAACTGTTCCTATATGTAATTATTTCACAATCTAAAAGATGATAGAAATATTTTTAAACAGATGTACCtctatattttataaaatataaatgttTGCAAAACTTGAGAGTTTACTGCAACTGAACTTTACATGAGAAAAAACAATTTGTTAGGTTCTACAGAGTCATTAGGTATACAGGGACAAGCCAATTAGCCATGAATAAGCTTTTTAACTAACAATGCCAACTTCTTGTGCTAATTATCATTGCATATAATTATTAAATATAAAATTTCATCCATTTTATTATTTGTGCGTACCTATTTTTTATCTTTTGATATATACTGATGATGTCTTCTTTTTGTCCCTAATGTAGAGTCTGCATAATACATGGAGCATAGATTAACCATTGATAGGATCACTCCACAAACAAAAGAGTGGACGTCAAAGGTACAACTCATTGAGAAGCCTCGACCAAGGCAAAGTAAAGATGGAAAGACGCGATTCCAGATTGTTGTTGTCCGAGACGAAAGAGTAATCTTCTAACTACCTTGTTATTTCTTATTCTACTGGTTCAAATATAATTGCAATAGCTACTATTGTTTaattgaaagaaaagaaagagatccATCAACTTAGGTAATCACAAGTGTCATCGTTTCTCTCACACT
Proteins encoded:
- the LOC104210641 gene encoding uncharacterized protein, whose amino-acid sequence is MSAEKKQKLLLQRRLKYQESKTRTPPEKITVDRLTGIMDPPECSTNTSYILYPAFNTCKNHPLPSAMGNEIDVLRPLSTYEKGSTSAVSGELRNKNSEVVTPRGRTPTTKSCPIIGQLRSNYVPLKKVPICKFCSAKRFQYEPPTFCCGSGTIKLTSHQMPTKLRNLFLGNSMESKHFRTYIRTYNNLFAFTSLGVKYEKDLAKRNSGIYTFRVQGKMYHWINNLHPTDDKPRNIQLYFYDNCNELAHRMACSARIHESVVKELMDILSINPYSVFLRSLVHIPNFQDFHIALKCDLNLDQRVYNLPTSYEIAAIWTEENDSAAFNAPHIQIYPRTDRTQIVNYYYGCYDALQYLLLFPLGQSGWYCGIKKLPANCHAFLRIVHHEEVPSIRNVTSLDEYLEMEAELLKKGQRRRDTVSVREYYCYKLQMRNADEDEILHTRRIFQQYSVDEYIKLETQRLDFAAFNQDLFRMAMLQGLLDILRLGERGASNIRKQNLLPSSFIGGPRDMRQWYMDAIALVQHFGKPNLFITMTYNPSWMEIKEHLISTDEAHNRPDLISRVFRAKIEEFKNDILKRNIFGKVAAFMYTVEFQKRGLPHAHFLIILTNEYKLLTPEAYDNIIHAEIPDENAEPDLYSLVLKHMMHGPCGNLNLTNSCMKKKGYCKFKYPKSFADQTSKGVESYPIYRRRNTGLVVKIREQYLDNSWVVPYNPFLLGKFDCHVNVEICSDIKIVKYLYKYICKGHDKIAFLIHNNDTNTEVDEIKEYKSARWVSPPEAMWRLYGFSISEMSPTVCSLQLHLKGQQFVSFRSSANVDTLVNNPLINQTMLTQFFEMNRTNAEAMKLNLLYQEFPQHFVWSATERMWTPRKQRYAIGRVVTCHPIEGEQYYLRMLLMTIRGPKSYNDLLTVNGEPCSTFRESVEKRGLLQSDNSLLECMSEAASYQMPYSLRHLFATLLIYCNPTNPRQLWEQFEEHMSEDYTLVPNIQKNDIRYRVLNHINDILHSMGGDINKYQLIPKTIRPSVAAKEAKKVHFERTIAVTNEDILLHKKLNKDQLKAYNIIIERIFSNKAGAFFIDGPGGTGKTFLYRALLVIVRSKRYIALATATSGVAASILPGGRTAHSRFKIPINTDENVTCNISKQSSLACLIQDAKLIIWDEVSMVKKRTIELLDLLLKDLMDSTILFGGKVVVFGGDFRQTLPVVRNGKKEDFINESLLYSHIWEELERLRLFENMRAKDDPSFCNYLLRIGNGEEKINSTNKIEIPTSLIIPYTTEKESLDKLFAITYPDVHTIFSSSSYTSSRVILTTKNDFVDDINDMLVARFPEESKTFIGIDETIEPHDQSQFEDLLHSLNPPGLPPYKLTLKQNCPIILLRNLNPCDDLCNGTRLTCYDFKSHVISANILVGHLKNTHVFVPRIPLLASQDEKMPIPFKMTQFPIRLCFAMTINKAQGQTLDFVGVYLLEPVFSHGQLYVALSRSKSSNCVKVLIRPTIPGREDDHYTDNIQSACIRSSDETIADALFAHDCSNKDESIRGCGIGYDGRAEAFSHENLVHTAGAKGQYLDSRLNTLFWWMRSTFENGEFNYTFFTSKSHADFTSMAAHTEEQVAAVLYREDIEKYADNFTPFSTYLISTAKVRVPLPYGVPINRFEWVIDKFTVVEEVKDANIQDPPLPPPTRLNTVPFAYLHEQQRSTEFDNHYFTRNTF